CTAACTAGAAGCCAAAGAGATCACCCACCCGTGCAGCCGCCCCCTTGACaaagcaggaggggaagggtCTCTCTGAAGGGCTTGGAAGCATTCAGCCAGAAAACCTTTGGTGGCCTGGGATCAGTGCCGCAAAATCTGCAGTCCCATTGCTATGCATCTCCCTTCCAATGCTGCGCAAGGTGCAAGTCATGCAAAGTGGAAACCGTGGTTGTTACGTTCTCTGGAATTAATTGTAAACCTTTTTTGTGAATCCAGGGCTATAGAAGTGACTAAACAGAGTGGTGGAAAACAGGCTGGCATTTCTTGCGTAGGAATCAAGTATTCAGATTTCCTATAAAGCTCACATAGTTTTGCCGAAGGCAAAATTGCTGGCAAACCACAGAGCCTTGAAAAGGTTTATGAACAGCAAAACTGCATCTCAAAGGAGGAGACGATTTATACTATTTGAGTTATTTTGATTTGTAACGTTCCCTGTTTTTTGCTACGATTTACACTTCTTAGGAAAAGAACTAATCATATGACAAATGACAGGGCACAAGTCTTTTTTTCCACCAGAGATTTCAGTACACTGCAGGTGACCAACCGTTTCATGCTCTGGGAATGTCTTAGAGTGACAGCCAAAGGAAATCAGGAGCCGGTTTTTGCATGCACAGTGATGACAGTCACAAGTAGAAGGCCACAAATAGGTCAAGAGGATTTGGGTCCAGTTAGTCCTAACTTGAGGCAGGGAAAATGGGCTAGACAAGCTTGCTAGGTGGCCTTTCTCTTCCCATGGGGCTTGAGCTCTTAATTGACTTCAGGCAACTAGAAATGGACAGCCAGCGTATCGGCAGCGTTGTATCCCGATGGCTCAGACACCCAGGACTGCCGATTCAGTGGCCAGAAAACAAGGCAGCTCTGAATGTATGCTGAGCGGTTGTAATGACCCCGTCTTTTGTAACTCTGACTTAAGTCAAATTagttaaaaagttactttaattaACTTGCAAGTAAATACATTCATGCAGTAGTTATGACTTCCAAAATCATGACCTGAGACGAACCTCGTTTTTTGTTAATAGCTGTGCAAATAATTGAGAAGACACCGAATACCTCCTCTTCGGTGTGGAAAGACAACGGCAGGCAATTTCAGCTAGCCTGCCCGCCGgcctggcagggcacaggcaaCCACCGTTCCCCAAGCCTGGCCTTGCGGGTTTCACCCCTTCGCTCCCCGCGAAGCTGGAAGTCAGGAAGGCGATTTCGGCAGGAGAGGGGTGTCCCGTGCAGCCCCTCCTCGCAGCCAGCCCGGAGGTGGGGTACCACCCGCAGTCGCTGACGCGCAACACGGGGCACTGTGGGGAAGCAGTCCAGGAAGCGAACGCTGCTTCCTCCAAGtacaattaaaaacaattaaacacggaataatttaaaaaacctttttatttagACAAACACAAGAAGAGCTAGATAGGATTTATGAGCCAAGTTTTTTGGTTGGAGAGCCAATGTGTACTTTAAAGCATCGTAAGAGGCTGAGGGGATAGAGTCTTGAACAGCGTGTTGTAATAATTTGTGAAACTGcatgagacagatttttttaaaccaattacTTCCCGTCCGTTCAGGGACGGATAAGCCCCCAGCTAAAATTCCTTTTCATTCCGCTGCTTGTAACGATGAAgatgaaatgtgatttttctttctagcaAATGCtccaaaaagcaaaaaccaaaaagcatgTGTTTCTCTGTTATGGAAAATAGGTCTCGGCATGCTAGAAATTCTgtgttttacttattttctacCACAAATGccccatttttaaagaaatgaataatGTAATCATTTTCtctgatttatgttttcttttctgcctcattTGGCACTAATGCTGTATTATTACAAGAACAACTGTTctctgcaaaaagaatgatctttAGACACCTCATCCAAAACCTTTGAAGTCACTGGGAAtgaactgaaaagaaaggcagagaggcCGTGTACATTAGCAGCAATTGAATACTTTCCCACTGACCGGGCAGATTTTCTACTCGTCGCCTGACGGCACGGAGCTGCAGTTTcctcagacaaaaagaaaaactctctTCCAGGTAGGGTACCAAGTACATGGCTTGCAGTTTTCAGGTCAGAAGTCAGAAAGGACGATAATAAAACGTGGGTCAAATAGGGCGCAACCGAGTCCCATGAGCAAAAGCAGAGGCTGGGGACGTCTTCACCGGCGAGCATCCCTGGGATGTGAGACGGCCGCGTGCACCATCACCAGCGTCAGGAGATCAGCAGTAGTAACAAGTGCCACAGCTCCCGAGCTCTCGAGGTTTGAGACATGTGCTGGCAAGCCAAACGGCAACGAGGAGTGTTTTAAAAAGGAACTCGGAGAAGAATCTGGAGGGAATTAGTGTCAGGCATGTGTAAAGAGGGTTACTTTTCCCATCTCCAATGCCTATAATTACATCTCAAATGTGCTAATAAAATCCAGCGGTTAcagtgggttttttctctttgtcaAAGTATGTACCTTAAACATGCTGCTGCGACGACTAGAAAAAATCAACTTACAATCGCCATGCAACCACCAGAAGCGAAGCCGTTGCGCCCCGCTTGGGCAGAAGGGCCGAGGACCGCGTCCGGCTCCCGGGCGGACAGGGGGGCTCGGACCCGCCGGCCGGGAGcggcccgccgcccctccgccggcTCTGCCCACCTCAGAGGTGCGGGGCGTAGAAGGGGCCGAGGTACGCGGGGCCGAGGAAGGGCGCGAAGGGGCCGCCGCCCAGCGGGAagggggcggccggcgggaccAGGACGTTGGCGGCGGCGTAGGAAGGGAAAGTCTGGAAGGGCAGAGCGCCGGGACccggcgggctggggctgccgccgcccgccgccgccgcgggggaagcggcgggggccgccccgtCGGCGCCCGGGTGCTGCTTCTTCCACTTGGTGCGgcggttctggaaccagatctTCACCTGCGTCTCGGTGAGGCTGAGGGAGAGCGCCAGGCTGAGGCGCTCGCAGACCGACAGGTACCGCGTGGCCCGGAACTTGTTCTCCAGGGCCACCAGCTGCTCGTAGGTGAAGGCCGTCCGCGCTCGCCGCGGCTTGCCGCACCCCGCctcggcccgccgccgccgggcgccccgCGGCGAgcccggctcctccgggccgggcgggcgggcggcgggctggctcccggccccgggcgggcccTCCTCGTCGcgctcctgccccgctgcctcgGCGCCGCTCTCCGCATCTGAGGGGAGATGGCGGCGCTCGTCAgggggggacgcggcggggggcggccgcgcaCCCTCCTCCCGCCCCTCACCCGGCGCCGGGCCGCCTGCCGCCCCACCAGACCCGGCTCTTCTTCTCcgaccaccaccacccccccccccaaacgtGATAAAACGAGGGCAATCGTCGAAGtaaaataaaagggagaaaaaaaactccGCCCGCCGTGCGAGAGCCCCTCCGCGCTCCCCGCTGTGCCACCGCAtctgcggcggggaggggggaggcgtCGATATGGATTTCTTAccaattaaaaaagaagttattaaaGTCCCCTTCTGAAGCGAAATaaatcccctccccccccatccccgcgcTAATGGAGTTTCAGATTTGCGAGGGCCAGATCGATAGATGTCATCTATTAAAGGTAAGTTTTAATCGAACAATATTAGGATCAGGCCGGGGGAAGGAGGTTTGAAGTGGGCACCTGCAAGCTGCGGGCAGGAGATAGGCGGGAGTCGGTAATAGGATATCGATCAACGGGAGCTAAGGCATCCTCCGGTGGGGACGGGCTGAGCGATTACCCAGCCCGCCGTCCCGCTGCCGGTCAGGCccggccggggggccggggcagccgacccctcccgccccggggaaAGGGGCCCCCGGGGGCCGCcgtgctgggggaaaaaataccccGTGCGGTGCCCTGGCAGGAGCCGCGGCCCCtctggggccggggcgggggccgggatGAGTCGGCGGCACGCCCCGGGATGCCCCGTCCTCCTCGGGCGCGGAGGGTGCCCcgagagccggggggggggggtgacgggACACCGAGAACTTTTCCCTTTCCATCATCGAGACTTAAAACACGGCtccagcccccccgccccttcccccgcgCTGCCCGTTACATCCTCCTGCGGGAGCCCCGCACGGGGAGCGCAccccgcggggctcggggggccgggggtccccgtcTGCCGCCGCCTCCACCTGCTCGCCCCGCCAGCGCCGGCCGGAGAAACTCGAGCGCGTTCCTACCATGTGCCTCTAGTTTATTCCTCCCGCTGCCGGGAGCAGCAGCGTCCTTTCCTACTTCAACTCTTCCCAAACTTTTCTCCCGCTCGCCCGAGCGGGgggcgctgccccagctccccgcgGCCGCTTCGCGTCTCCTGCTGAATTTCTGGGGATCCAGGATGTCTAAGATGGAGAAGGAGATTTTATGATGGATGGGGGCCGCCTTGGCCCCGCGGTCCGGGCATTCCGGcattccccccccaccctccgCGCTTCACCGGAGACCTGCTGGCTCCCAGCGCGGAGCCGGCGGAGGGCTGCGCCGGGCGCGGAGCCGGCTCGCCTCCCGAGCCCCACGCCTCGGCGCTGGCGGCGCGGAGTGAGCGGCGGGGAGGAGGGTCGGGCGGGGagggcggaggggccggcggcggggtgggggcagaggagggggcagcGCAGCCATTGGcacgccgcccccgcgccccctccccgccgcgctggCTCCGCGGGGGCGCAACGGgcgcctccctccctccatcccaaccTCCCGGCGACGGGGCTTTCCCGTTACCTGCCCCGGGATTGCGCAGCGAGGTGAGTCGGGGGGGCGGCCCGCAGCCCTGGCACTGGAGCCGGGTCCTCCGCCGTCACCTGGGGTAGCGCGGGGATGCGGCTGCCCACCGGCAGCTGCTGTCCCTCGGTGCCCGGAGAGCCCCCAGCTGCCTCTGTCCCCCCGACCTCCGCTgaccctcctgcagctcccctgggtCAGTGGAGGTCCAGAGGGGTGAGTCTCGTGTCTCAGAGGGACCCAGAGAGAAAGGATGGCTCCTGCATCCCTCTACTATGCCGAGCTTGAAGCACTTCCTCTGCCAGCGGCCACTGTTCCAGATGTGAAACTAGAGTGTGGTCCCCAGGCAGAAATGAACAGCTTCTCATTTTGGGGCAGCTCAGGGTCAGCCTGGTTCAGACCCTGGGCCAAGGGCTGGCCCTAACTCTTGCAACTCACCCATGGCATTCATACTGTTCCCAGTTTAtagggagggaaactgaggcatgccTGTGCTGGAGGAATGCCTGCCCCGCTGAGCAGCCCCCTGACTAACCCTCCTTGCCTTGAGTGGAAACACTTTGTTGTCTGTTCATACCTATAGCTGGGGCAGGGTAGGCAACAGCAGGCCAAGCCTCTCCACCCTGCACCAGTCCCATGACCACTTCTAGCCAGCGGTGCCTATTAAAAACTTGCTAGCAGTGTATTCCTGTACATCTGTGTCTGTTCAGGAGGATGCTTCTCCCTCTCCTTagcatttctgtgtttgttgGTGCCACACATCAGGCTGAGGTGTAGATGAAGGAAGGGGCACCCTTCAACCAGAGGAGGCCAGGGAAGGCAGCCCTCAGTGGGAACCTGCTACTGCACCTGCTTTTATTCCTAGGAGGAGGTGCAGACCACAGCCCTCCGCCTCTCTACAGGTGTCTCAGCTTCAGTAGAATTGGGCTTTCTGTTTGCCATTGCAAAGGCATAGGCCGTAAGATAACGGGAGAGCAAGAGGATGAGATGAAGATGTGCAGGGCAATGCGATTACAAGTAATTGTTAATTATATGGTGGCAGCATCCAAGACCCCATTTGGCACTGGCTTCTGGTATGGGATACCACAGAGGTGTAGAAGAGAAGGGAGCTCTGTCTTGAGCAGTTCACACACTAGAGCTATAGATCGATAAAGCTTTGTTTTGAGGATGCACCCCGTGTGAAAATGAAGGTGGTGGTGAACTGGAAAACACTGCTGTGTGCTAATTAAGTATTGCTTATGTATTTGAAGTTCCTTGAGgtgcagaaggagaaggaagggagaggagcaGTTGCAGCTGCTGGACAGCTTGCTTCAGAAG
Above is a genomic segment from Calonectris borealis chromosome 7, bCalBor7.hap1.2, whole genome shotgun sequence containing:
- the NKX1-2 gene encoding NK1 transcription factor-related protein 2, whose translation is MAALPPPLPPPRRRPLRPPRPTLLPAAHSAPPAPRRGAREASRLRARRSPPPAPRWEPADILDPQKFSRRREAAAGSWGSAPRSGEREKSLGRVEVGKDAAAPGSGRNKLEAHDAESGAEAAGQERDEEGPPGAGSQPAARPPGPEEPGSPRGARRRRAEAGCGKPRRARTAFTYEQLVALENKFRATRYLSVCERLSLALSLSLTETQVKIWFQNRRTKWKKQHPGADGAAPAASPAAAAGGGSPSPPGPGALPFQTFPSYAAANVLVPPAAPFPLGGGPFAPFLGPAYLGPFYAPHL